Proteins encoded by one window of Aliivibrio wodanis:
- the rpsB gene encoding 30S ribosomal protein S2, with amino-acid sequence MATVSMRDMLKAGVHFGHQTRYWNPKMKPFIFGARNKVHIINLEKTVPMFNEALAELAKIGNKKGKVLFVGTKRAASEAVKEAAINSDQYYVNNRWLGGMLTNFKTVRQSIKRLKEFEVQSQDGTFEQITKKEALMRTRSMEKLEKSLGGIKNMNGLPDALFVIDADHEHIAVKEANNLGIPVFAVVDTNSNPDGVDYIIPGNDDAIRAIQLYLNAAADSVKSGRNQDVAAAVAEKDGFVEAE; translated from the coding sequence ATGGCAACTGTATCAATGCGCGATATGCTTAAAGCTGGTGTTCACTTCGGTCACCAAACTCGTTACTGGAACCCAAAAATGAAGCCATTCATCTTTGGTGCTCGTAACAAAGTTCATATCATCAACTTAGAAAAAACTGTACCAATGTTCAACGAAGCTTTAGCTGAACTTGCTAAAATCGGCAACAAAAAAGGTAAAGTTCTTTTCGTTGGTACTAAGCGCGCTGCATCTGAAGCTGTTAAAGAAGCTGCAATCAACAGTGACCAGTACTACGTGAACAACCGTTGGTTAGGCGGCATGCTTACTAACTTTAAAACTGTTCGCCAGTCTATCAAACGTTTAAAAGAATTCGAAGTTCAGTCTCAAGATGGTACTTTTGAGCAAATTACTAAGAAAGAAGCGCTAATGCGTACGCGTAGCATGGAAAAACTAGAGAAATCTCTAGGCGGTATCAAAAACATGAACGGTCTTCCTGACGCGTTATTTGTTATCGATGCTGATCACGAGCACATTGCAGTTAAAGAAGCAAACAACCTAGGTATCCCAGTATTTGCTGTTGTTGATACTAACTCAAACCCAGATGGCGTTGACTACATTATCCCAGGTAACGATGACGCAATCCGCGCTATCCAACTTTACCTGAACGCTGCTGCTGATTCTGTAAAGTCTGGTCGTAACCAAGACGTTGCAGCTGCTGTAGCTGAAAAAGACGGTTTCGTAGAAGCTGAGTAA
- a CDS encoding methionine aminopeptidase encodes MSVNIKNADEIEKMRVAGQLAAEVLEMIEPYVKAGVTTEELDQICHKHITEVQGAIPAPLNYHGFPKSICTSINHIVCHGIPATQDEQYNGFTKPAVLKDGDIINIDITVIKDGYHGDTSKMFLIGEVSSTDKRLCLIAQESLYAGMRKVKPGVKLGEIGTAIQKYIKGTTPKCSIVRDYCGHGIGAKFHEDPQVVHYKNNDRTVLKAGMTFTIEPMINLGKFGCLQDDNDGWTVYTGDGKNTAQWEHTILVTETGCEVLTLRAEESIPRHMNNK; translated from the coding sequence ATGTCAGTAAATATTAAAAACGCCGATGAAATTGAAAAAATGCGCGTAGCCGGTCAACTAGCCGCAGAAGTACTCGAAATGATTGAACCTTATGTGAAAGCAGGAGTAACAACAGAGGAACTTGACCAAATTTGTCATAAGCATATTACTGAAGTTCAGGGCGCAATCCCTGCCCCATTGAACTACCATGGTTTCCCTAAATCTATTTGTACTTCAATTAACCATATTGTTTGTCACGGTATTCCTGCAACACAAGATGAGCAATACAATGGTTTTACTAAACCAGCAGTCCTAAAAGACGGCGATATTATTAATATTGACATCACAGTAATCAAAGATGGTTATCATGGTGATACGTCTAAAATGTTTTTAATTGGTGAAGTTAGCTCAACAGATAAACGCCTGTGCTTAATCGCCCAAGAAAGTTTATATGCAGGTATGCGTAAAGTGAAACCTGGCGTGAAGTTGGGTGAGATCGGTACTGCAATCCAAAAATACATTAAAGGTACGACGCCTAAGTGCTCTATTGTTCGTGATTACTGTGGACACGGTATTGGCGCTAAATTTCACGAAGACCCACAAGTAGTTCATTATAAAAACAATGATCGTACTGTATTAAAAGCCGGCATGACATTTACTATTGAGCCTATGATCAACTTAGGTAAATTTGGCTGTCTACAGGATGATAATGACGGTTGGACGGTTTATACCGGTGACGGTAAGAATACCGCACAATGGGAACATACCATTTTGGTAACGGAAACTGGCTGTGAAGTGTTAACACTACGTGCCGAAGAAAGTATTCCGCGCCATATGAATAACAAATAA
- the glnD gene encoding [protein-PII] uridylyltransferase produces the protein MTYTSPLSLSDQQLTISELKEQLVLFSQRQIDDFNQSYPVSNLVLQRSDYFDQLLSRLWLFFKFDTLSETSLIAVGGYGRSELHPLSDIDILLLTNDNTSDDFCQKVSKFVTLLWDLKLEVGHSVRSLSECVEIGKGDLTVATNLQEARYICGNEDLAHQLKLSIHSDSFWPSESFYQAKIDEQKRRHSRYHDTTYNLEPDIKSSPGGLRDIHTLSWIARRHFGATSLLEMSQAGFLTDAEYRELVECQEFLWRVRFALHIELKRYDNRLTFGHQAQVADHLGFIGEGNRGVERMMKEFYRTLRRVAELNSMLLKIFDQAIISPGEQEHPHIINSDFQRRGRFIEARKPALFQARPDTILDMFLLMASDSNIEGVSPSTMRQLRTARRRLNRFLCDIPEAREKFIQLTQHPNALHKAFSSMHKLGVLSAYLPQWSHIVGQMQFDLFHAYTVDEHSIRLLKHINKFSNSENRKKHPICCEVYPKIIKKELLIIAAIFHDIAKGRGGDHSELGAVDAYDFCVIHGLSKPEANLVAWLVKSHLLMSVTAQRRDIYDPDVITEFAKQVRDEERLDYLVCLTVADICATNPDLWNSWKRSLIADLYNATQRALRRGLENPPDLRARIRHNQYMASAQLRSEGFTQWEIEDLWRRFKADYFLRHTHQQIAWHTSNLLHHSDKERSLILISKNASRGGTEIFVYSKDQAHLFATVAAELDRRSITIYDAQVMSSKDGYALDTFMVLDQNDEPIDEERQRRLINQLYAVELENQESHIKTRRPPRQLQHFHVKTRMEFLPTKTGKRTLMEFVALDTPGLLATVGATFAQVGVNLHAAKITTIGERAEDLFILTSETGGRLDEEKQAELQIALIENVDDLIN, from the coding sequence ATGACGTATACATCACCTCTTTCTTTATCCGATCAACAGCTCACTATTTCTGAGCTAAAAGAACAATTGGTCCTTTTCTCTCAACGCCAAATTGACGATTTTAATCAAAGCTATCCAGTGTCTAATTTAGTATTACAGCGCTCTGATTATTTTGACCAATTACTCTCTCGTTTATGGCTTTTTTTCAAATTTGATACTCTATCAGAAACCTCATTAATCGCAGTGGGTGGATATGGAAGAAGTGAGCTACATCCTCTATCAGACATTGATATTCTCCTTTTAACTAATGACAATACTTCAGATGATTTTTGTCAAAAAGTCAGTAAGTTCGTTACCTTATTATGGGATTTAAAGTTAGAAGTCGGCCATAGTGTTCGTTCACTATCTGAGTGTGTAGAAATTGGTAAGGGGGATTTAACTGTTGCGACTAACTTACAAGAAGCACGCTATATTTGTGGCAATGAAGACCTTGCTCACCAGCTAAAGCTCAGTATTCACTCTGACAGTTTTTGGCCAAGTGAATCTTTTTATCAAGCTAAGATTGATGAACAAAAAAGACGCCATAGCCGTTATCATGATACCACCTACAACTTAGAACCTGATATAAAATCAAGTCCAGGGGGATTACGTGATATTCATACTCTAAGTTGGATTGCTCGTCGTCATTTTGGTGCTACCTCTCTATTAGAAATGAGCCAAGCTGGTTTTTTAACTGACGCAGAATATCGTGAACTAGTAGAGTGCCAAGAGTTCTTGTGGCGAGTTCGCTTTGCTTTGCATATTGAATTAAAGCGCTATGATAATCGACTCACTTTTGGCCACCAAGCTCAAGTCGCTGACCATTTAGGCTTTATTGGTGAAGGAAATCGAGGAGTCGAGCGCATGATGAAAGAGTTCTACCGCACGCTTCGCCGTGTAGCGGAACTTAATAGCATGCTTTTAAAGATCTTTGACCAAGCAATTATTAGCCCTGGTGAACAAGAACACCCTCATATTATAAATAGTGATTTTCAACGTCGAGGTCGCTTCATTGAAGCAAGAAAACCCGCATTATTTCAAGCTCGTCCAGATACTATCTTGGATATGTTTCTGCTTATGGCAAGCGACTCAAATATTGAAGGCGTCTCCCCATCAACAATGCGACAACTTCGTACTGCTCGCCGCCGACTAAATCGATTTTTATGCGATATTCCTGAGGCTCGTGAGAAATTCATTCAATTAACACAGCACCCTAATGCGCTTCATAAAGCATTTAGCTCTATGCACAAATTAGGCGTCCTATCCGCCTACCTTCCTCAGTGGAGTCATATTGTAGGTCAGATGCAATTTGATTTATTTCATGCGTACACTGTTGATGAACACAGTATTAGATTACTCAAGCACATTAATAAATTCTCAAACTCTGAAAATAGAAAAAAACACCCTATTTGCTGCGAAGTTTATCCTAAAATCATCAAAAAAGAGCTTCTCATCATTGCAGCTATCTTTCACGATATAGCGAAAGGGCGTGGCGGAGATCACTCGGAGTTAGGTGCAGTAGATGCCTATGATTTCTGTGTCATACATGGTTTATCGAAACCAGAAGCAAATCTCGTCGCATGGTTAGTTAAAAGCCATTTACTTATGTCCGTCACAGCACAGCGGCGTGATATTTATGATCCTGATGTTATTACTGAATTTGCGAAACAAGTTCGAGATGAAGAACGCTTAGATTATTTAGTCTGCCTTACTGTTGCCGACATCTGTGCAACAAACCCTGATCTTTGGAACAGTTGGAAACGATCTCTTATTGCAGATTTATATAATGCAACTCAACGTGCACTACGCCGTGGGCTAGAAAACCCACCCGATTTGCGTGCTCGTATTCGTCATAATCAATATATGGCCTCAGCACAACTCCGCAGTGAAGGTTTTACTCAGTGGGAAATTGAAGATTTATGGCGTCGCTTTAAAGCCGACTATTTTTTGCGTCATACACATCAACAAATTGCTTGGCATACTAGCAACCTTCTTCATCACTCCGATAAAGAGCGTTCATTAATACTGATCAGTAAAAATGCGAGCCGAGGGGGAACTGAGATATTTGTTTATAGCAAAGATCAAGCTCATCTCTTTGCAACAGTTGCCGCTGAACTAGATAGACGTAGCATTACTATTTATGACGCTCAAGTCATGTCGAGTAAAGATGGTTATGCTCTTGACACATTTATGGTTTTAGACCAAAACGACGAACCTATTGATGAAGAAAGACAACGAAGACTCATTAATCAGCTATACGCTGTAGAATTAGAAAACCAAGAAAGTCATATAAAAACACGTCGTCCACCACGTCAACTTCAGCATTTTCATGTTAAAACTCGAATGGAATTTTTACCGACTAAAACAGGAAAGCGCACCCTAATGGAATTTGTAGCATTAGATACTCCAGGATTACTCGCTACTGTCGGAGCTACCTTTGCGCAAGTAGGTGTTAATCTGCATGCTGCGAAAATCACAACCATTGGTGAACGAGCTGAAGATCTGTTTATTTTAACTTCAGAAACAGGTGGACGACTTGATGAAGAGAAACAAGCAGAATTACAGATAGCTTTAATCGAAAATGTTGATGACCTAATAAACTAA